From the Litorilinea aerophila genome, one window contains:
- a CDS encoding ABC transporter substrate-binding protein, which produces MKKISRGWSRHVGLVVTMLGLIALLAACGAPAPPGSDAAQPPGDAASAPADAGQQEAATAAVGNPHEAPMLQELVAAGELPPLSERLPKEPLVVEPVERIGKYGGTWRTALMGGQDNAWLVRTISYDHLVRWDRQWTTVEPNIAKEVVPNEDASEYTFYLREGMKWSDGEPFTADDIVFWWEDIAMNAELSPGGPPSWMKVGDADPSVEKVDDYTVVFKFPVPNGLLLQNLATPSGDTPTRYPKHYCQQFHARYNPDGIDALIQEAGATDWVNLFQLKCDGVPGTPYDARWQNSELPTLKAWRLTTAYGAGTQVVAERNPYYWKVDPEGNQLPYIDRVVYDVLEDREVLLLKVLNGEIDMMARHFNTNDNKAVLADNMEAGNYRFFETRSGGNTLGLMFNLNHKDPRMRAIFQDKNFRIAMSHAINRQEIIDVIFVGQGEPMNNAMDKTSIPELYDEEMYTMYTEFDPELAREYLAKAGITEIGPDGYYLGPDGEPFSFVVQTTQAFGHSDIAEMVVQNWQDLGIHAELAVLDRSLLYTRKDTNDFDVHVWGAGGSSSVFLDPRHFVPVTSESAYAMAWYTWYVNPSGVGALVPPEEPPDIVKHQMALYDQIKATGDYQKQLELMKEILAIAKDQFYVIGISSSPPGYGIVKNNFHNVPESMPGSWQYPTPAPTNPEQYFIE; this is translated from the coding sequence ATGAAAAAAATCAGCCGAGGGTGGAGCCGTCACGTTGGCCTGGTAGTCACCATGCTCGGCCTCATCGCCCTTTTGGCTGCCTGCGGCGCGCCCGCTCCCCCGGGCAGCGACGCAGCCCAACCCCCAGGCGACGCGGCGTCGGCTCCGGCCGATGCCGGGCAACAGGAGGCAGCCACAGCCGCTGTGGGCAATCCCCACGAAGCGCCCATGTTGCAGGAACTGGTGGCCGCCGGCGAGCTCCCCCCACTGTCCGAGCGGCTGCCGAAGGAGCCCCTGGTGGTGGAGCCGGTGGAACGCATCGGCAAGTACGGAGGCACCTGGCGCACCGCCCTGATGGGCGGCCAGGACAATGCCTGGCTGGTCCGTACCATCAGCTATGACCATCTGGTGCGGTGGGACCGCCAGTGGACAACGGTAGAGCCCAATATTGCCAAGGAAGTGGTTCCCAATGAGGACGCCAGCGAATACACCTTCTACCTGCGGGAAGGCATGAAATGGTCCGACGGTGAACCCTTCACCGCCGACGACATTGTCTTCTGGTGGGAAGACATCGCCATGAACGCTGAGCTTTCGCCCGGCGGACCGCCTTCGTGGATGAAGGTGGGCGATGCCGACCCCAGCGTGGAAAAGGTGGACGACTACACGGTGGTCTTCAAGTTCCCGGTCCCCAATGGCCTGCTCCTCCAGAACCTGGCCACCCCTTCCGGCGACACGCCAACCCGCTATCCCAAGCACTACTGCCAGCAGTTCCACGCCCGCTACAACCCGGATGGCATCGACGCCCTGATCCAGGAAGCCGGCGCCACCGACTGGGTGAACCTTTTCCAGCTCAAGTGTGATGGCGTGCCCGGCACCCCCTACGATGCCCGCTGGCAGAACAGCGAGCTGCCCACCCTCAAGGCGTGGCGGCTGACCACCGCCTATGGTGCGGGCACCCAGGTGGTGGCGGAACGCAACCCCTACTACTGGAAAGTGGACCCGGAAGGCAATCAGCTCCCGTACATCGACCGGGTGGTCTACGACGTGCTGGAGGACCGGGAGGTTCTGTTGCTCAAGGTGTTGAACGGCGAAATCGACATGATGGCCCGCCACTTCAACACCAACGACAACAAGGCCGTGCTGGCGGACAACATGGAGGCGGGCAACTATCGCTTCTTCGAGACCCGCAGCGGCGGCAACACCCTGGGCTTGATGTTCAACCTCAACCACAAAGATCCCCGCATGCGGGCCATCTTCCAGGACAAGAACTTCCGCATCGCCATGTCCCACGCCATCAACCGGCAGGAGATCATCGACGTCATCTTCGTCGGTCAGGGTGAGCCCATGAACAACGCCATGGACAAGACCAGTATCCCTGAACTTTATGACGAAGAGATGTATACGATGTATACTGAGTTCGACCCAGAACTGGCGCGGGAATACTTGGCCAAAGCGGGCATCACCGAGATAGGTCCGGATGGGTACTACCTGGGGCCCGACGGAGAGCCTTTCTCCTTCGTGGTCCAGACGACCCAGGCCTTTGGCCATTCCGACATCGCGGAAATGGTGGTCCAGAACTGGCAGGACCTGGGCATCCACGCCGAGCTGGCCGTGCTGGACCGCTCCCTGCTCTACACCCGCAAGGATACCAACGACTTCGACGTCCACGTGTGGGGCGCCGGGGGCTCCTCGTCGGTCTTCCTGGATCCCCGCCACTTTGTGCCGGTCACCAGCGAATCGGCCTATGCCATGGCCTGGTACACGTGGTATGTGAATCCCAGCGGCGTCGGCGCCCTGGTGCCGCCGGAGGAGCCGCCGGATATCGTCAAACATCAGATGGCCCTCTACGACCAGATCAAGGCCACGGGTGATTACCAGAAACAGCTGGAGCTGATGAAGGAGATCCTGGCCATCGCCAAAGATCAGTTCTACGTCATCGGCATCTCCTCGTCTCCTCCGGGCTATGGCATTGTCAAGAACAACTTCCACAATGTGCCCGAATCCATGCCCGGCTCGTGGCAATATCCCACTCCGGCACCCACCAATCCGGAGCAGTACTTCATCGAGTGA
- a CDS encoding ABC transporter permease produces MLQFLIKRILYMIPTLLAISIVAFIIIQLPPGDYLTTLVASLASQGEDIDPAALQALKERYGLGQPIYVQYYKWISGIVLRGDFGQSFAWNMPVKDLIWSRLALTFVLSLSSLLFVWIVAFPIGIYSAVKQYSIGDYIATFLGFIGLATPNFLLALILMYIAFKYFNQSVGGLFSPEYQDAPWSWAKVVDMLSHLWIPVIIIGTAGTAGLIRVMRANLLDELRKPYVVTARAKGLPEWKLLFKYPVRVALNPFISTVGWVLPTLVSGAAITSIVLSLPTTGPLLIRALMSQDMYLAGSFILMLSVLTVIGTLVSDLLLAWLDPRIRLE; encoded by the coding sequence ATGTTACAGTTCCTGATCAAACGCATTCTGTACATGATCCCTACCCTGTTGGCCATTTCCATTGTGGCCTTCATCATCATCCAGTTGCCGCCTGGCGACTACCTGACCACCCTGGTGGCCTCCCTGGCCTCCCAGGGCGAGGACATCGACCCGGCGGCGTTGCAGGCGTTGAAGGAGCGCTATGGCCTGGGGCAGCCCATCTACGTCCAATACTACAAATGGATCTCCGGCATCGTCCTGCGGGGAGACTTCGGCCAGTCCTTCGCCTGGAACATGCCGGTCAAGGATCTCATCTGGAGCCGGCTGGCCCTGACCTTTGTACTCTCCCTGAGCAGCCTGCTCTTTGTCTGGATCGTGGCCTTTCCCATCGGCATCTATTCGGCCGTGAAGCAATACTCCATCGGCGATTACATCGCCACCTTCCTGGGCTTCATTGGCCTGGCCACCCCCAACTTCCTGCTGGCCCTGATCCTGATGTACATCGCCTTTAAATATTTCAACCAAAGCGTGGGCGGCCTCTTCTCGCCTGAGTATCAGGACGCGCCCTGGAGCTGGGCCAAAGTGGTGGACATGCTGAGCCACCTCTGGATTCCGGTGATCATCATCGGCACCGCGGGCACCGCCGGCCTGATCCGGGTCATGCGGGCCAACCTGCTGGACGAACTGCGCAAGCCCTACGTGGTCACGGCCCGGGCCAAGGGGTTGCCCGAGTGGAAGCTCCTCTTCAAGTACCCGGTGCGGGTGGCCCTCAACCCCTTCATCAGCACCGTGGGCTGGGTCTTGCCCACCCTGGTTTCCGGCGCCGCGATTACGTCCATCGTGCTGAGCCTGCCCACGACCGGTCCCCTGTTGATCCGGGCCCTCATGTCCCAGGATATGTATCTGGCGGGCAGCTTCATCCTGATGCTCAGTGTGCTCACGGTGATCGGCACGCTGGTTTCGGACCTGCTACTGGCATGGCTGGATCCTCGCATCCGGTTGGAGTAA
- a CDS encoding ABC transporter permease — MATDVRPLSPATTPAETPETVESSVSVASQWQLMWWKFRKHRLAMLGGIVTIFIYLVAIFAEFLAPFPPDAFSARHTYAPPQPLHLFERTPEGLRFKPHVNGYKVEIDPVALRRTFVVDEEAKHYVRLFAKGAPYKLLGLFETDIHLIGPEDPDAPMYLMGADRLGRDVFSRLIYGTRISMSIGLVGVAISFVLGILLGGISGFYGGAIDNLIQRVIEFIRSIPTIPLWMGLAAALPADWSPLRVYFGITIILSFIGWTGLARVVRGRFLSLRTEDFVLAARLDGSSELRTIWKHMVPSFFSHIIASLTLAIPGMILAETSLSFLGLGLRPPIVSWGVLMQEAQNIRSVATAPWLLIPGLAVVVAVLALNFLGDGLRDAADPYNR; from the coding sequence ATGGCAACCGATGTAAGACCCCTGTCACCCGCCACCACCCCGGCGGAGACTCCGGAGACGGTGGAGAGCAGCGTCTCTGTGGCCTCCCAGTGGCAATTGATGTGGTGGAAGTTCCGCAAACACCGGCTGGCCATGCTGGGCGGCATCGTCACCATCTTCATCTACCTGGTGGCCATCTTCGCGGAGTTCCTGGCCCCCTTCCCGCCCGATGCCTTCAGCGCCCGGCATACCTACGCACCGCCCCAGCCGCTGCATCTCTTCGAGCGCACGCCGGAAGGGCTGCGCTTCAAGCCCCATGTCAACGGCTACAAAGTGGAAATCGATCCTGTCGCCCTGCGTCGCACCTTTGTGGTGGATGAAGAAGCCAAGCATTACGTCCGCCTCTTTGCCAAGGGAGCGCCCTACAAGCTTTTGGGCCTCTTCGAGACCGACATCCACCTCATCGGCCCCGAGGACCCGGACGCGCCCATGTACCTGATGGGGGCAGATCGCCTGGGACGGGATGTCTTCAGCCGGCTCATCTACGGCACCCGCATCTCCATGTCCATCGGTCTGGTGGGTGTGGCCATCAGCTTTGTCCTGGGCATCCTTTTGGGCGGCATCTCCGGCTTCTACGGCGGCGCCATCGACAACCTGATCCAGCGGGTCATCGAGTTCATCCGCTCCATCCCCACCATCCCCCTGTGGATGGGCCTGGCCGCCGCCCTCCCGGCCGACTGGTCGCCCTTGCGGGTCTACTTCGGCATCACCATCATCCTCTCCTTCATCGGCTGGACTGGCCTGGCCCGGGTGGTGCGGGGGCGCTTCCTGTCCCTGCGCACGGAAGACTTCGTGCTGGCTGCCCGGCTGGACGGCTCCAGCGAGTTGCGCACCATCTGGAAGCACATGGTGCCGTCCTTCTTCAGCCACATCATCGCCTCCCTTACCCTGGCCATCCCCGGCATGATCCTGGCGGAGACCTCCCTGAGCTTCCTGGGGTTGGGATTGCGGCCACCCATCGTCAGTTGGGGCGTGCTCATGCAGGAAGCCCAGAACATCCGCTCGGTGGCCACAGCCCCCTGGCTCCTCATCCCGGGCCTGGCCGTGGTGGTAGCTGTCCTGGCCTTGAACTTCCTGGGCGATGGACTGCGGGATGCGGCGGATCCGTACAACCGCTAG
- a CDS encoding ABC transporter ATP-binding protein, which yields MNTQNDILIEIRGLKTYFFLDEGVVQAVDGVDLDIYRNKTLCVVGESGCGKSVTARSILQIVDPPGRIVEGEIRYHRRVERNGSVSTEVIDLAALHPRSRAIREIRGKDISMIFQEPMTSLSPIHTIGDQITEAILLHTDMNKKEARERTIELLRRVGIPRPADRFDHYPFQLSGGMRQRVMIAMALSCNPSLLIADEPTTAVDVTTQAQILELLLELQEEFGMAIMLITHDLGVVAEMADDVAVMYLGRVVERADVDSIFHDPQHPYTRALLRSIPRLGFTLEGKRERLDSIRGMVPDPYNRPQGCVFHPRCDEMIPGLCDRLVPPRTLLDDGREVRCLLYEDVAQTYQAEAKVS from the coding sequence ATGAATACACAAAACGACATCTTGATTGAAATTCGCGGTTTGAAAACCTATTTTTTCCTGGACGAAGGGGTCGTCCAGGCGGTGGATGGTGTGGACCTGGACATCTACCGCAACAAAACCCTCTGCGTGGTGGGGGAAAGTGGCTGCGGCAAAAGTGTCACGGCCCGCTCCATCCTCCAGATTGTAGACCCGCCCGGGCGCATCGTGGAGGGGGAAATCCGTTACCACCGCCGGGTGGAGCGAAATGGCAGCGTCAGCACCGAGGTGATCGACCTGGCCGCGCTCCATCCCCGTAGCCGGGCCATCCGGGAGATCCGGGGCAAGGATATCTCCATGATCTTCCAGGAGCCCATGACCTCCCTCAGCCCCATCCACACCATCGGCGATCAGATCACCGAGGCCATCCTCTTGCACACAGACATGAACAAGAAAGAGGCCCGGGAGCGCACCATCGAGCTGCTGCGGCGGGTGGGCATCCCCCGGCCGGCAGACCGCTTCGACCACTACCCGTTCCAACTGAGCGGCGGTATGCGCCAGCGGGTGATGATCGCCATGGCCCTCTCCTGCAACCCCAGCCTGCTCATCGCCGACGAGCCCACCACCGCGGTGGATGTGACCACCCAGGCCCAAATCCTGGAGCTCTTGTTGGAGCTGCAGGAAGAGTTCGGCATGGCCATCATGCTGATTACCCACGACCTGGGCGTGGTGGCCGAAATGGCCGACGACGTGGCCGTGATGTACCTGGGCCGGGTGGTGGAGCGGGCCGATGTGGATTCCATCTTCCACGATCCCCAGCACCCATATACCCGGGCTTTGCTACGCTCCATCCCCAGGCTGGGCTTCACCCTCGAAGGCAAGCGGGAACGGCTGGACTCCATCCGGGGGATGGTGCCCGACCCGTACAACCGGCCCCAGGGGTGCGTGTTCCATCCTCGCTGTGATGAGATGATCCCCGGCCTGTGCGACCGGCTCGTACCGCCTCGCACCCTGCTGGACGATGGCCGGGAGGTTCGCTGCCTGCTGTACGAGGACGTGGCCCAGACGTACCAGGCAGAAGCAAAGGTCAGCTAA
- a CDS encoding ABC transporter ATP-binding protein produces METQTSNGAAAPAFSDGQALLEVKNLQMHFPITAGFFRRVVGHVRAVDDVNFVVREGETLGLVGESGCGKTTTGRCILRAYKPTGGQILYRRPDGRVVDLAPMSEKELKPYRQQIRMIFQDPFSSLNPRMPVLDIVGDPLKVNKIASGKELEERVAMLLRRVGLRPEYMRRYPHAFSGGERQRIGIARALALDPRLVVADEAVSALDVSVRAQILNLLQDLQAEYNLTYLFVSHDLSVIEYICDRVAVMYVGKIVELTETKRLFNTPKHPYTEALLSAVPKPDPRLRRRKQRIVLEGDVADPANPPSGCYFHPRCRYAKTRCSQETPPLRMVEPGHLVACHYAEELQLQGVRSLAQVA; encoded by the coding sequence ATGGAGACACAGACCAGCAACGGGGCAGCGGCGCCTGCCTTCTCCGACGGCCAGGCGCTGCTGGAAGTGAAAAACTTGCAGATGCACTTCCCCATCACCGCCGGCTTTTTCCGCCGGGTGGTGGGCCACGTCAGAGCGGTGGATGACGTCAACTTTGTGGTCCGGGAAGGAGAAACCCTGGGCCTGGTGGGCGAAAGCGGCTGTGGCAAGACCACCACGGGCCGCTGCATCCTGCGGGCGTACAAGCCCACCGGCGGCCAGATCCTCTACCGGCGTCCCGATGGCCGGGTGGTGGACCTGGCGCCCATGTCCGAAAAGGAGCTGAAGCCCTACCGCCAGCAGATCCGCATGATCTTCCAGGATCCCTTTTCGTCCCTCAACCCCCGCATGCCGGTGCTGGACATTGTGGGCGACCCGTTGAAAGTCAACAAGATCGCCTCGGGCAAGGAGCTGGAGGAGCGGGTGGCCATGCTGCTGCGGCGGGTGGGGCTGCGACCCGAATACATGCGCCGCTATCCCCACGCCTTCAGCGGCGGCGAACGTCAGCGCATCGGCATCGCCCGGGCCCTGGCCCTGGATCCCCGGCTGGTGGTGGCGGATGAAGCCGTCTCCGCGCTGGATGTCTCCGTTCGCGCCCAGATCCTGAACCTGCTCCAGGACTTGCAGGCGGAGTACAACCTGACCTACCTCTTCGTCTCCCACGACCTGAGCGTCATCGAATACATCTGCGACCGGGTGGCGGTGATGTACGTGGGCAAGATTGTGGAGCTGACAGAAACGAAACGGCTCTTCAACACACCCAAGCATCCCTATACAGAAGCGCTCCTCTCGGCCGTGCCCAAGCCAGATCCCCGGCTGCGCCGGCGCAAGCAGCGCATCGTGTTGGAGGGGGACGTGGCAGACCCGGCCAACCCGCCCAGCGGCTGCTACTTCCACCCCCGCTGCCGCTATGCCAAAACCCGGTGCAGCCAGGAGACGCCGCCCTTGCGCATGGTCGAACCTGGCCATCTGGTGGCATGTCATTACGCGGAAGAACTGCAGCTCCAGGGGGTTCGCTCTCTGGCCCAGGTAGCCTGA
- a CDS encoding TolB-like translocation protein, producing the protein MAIGRRFPTEWLTYSDPDTGRTIRQLTSAQANSYPLYYFIPSITRENDALIFHSERTAWVQLYKLDLHSGEIVQLSDGHTRDSGWAIWCEHHLRGIYNHLSALNQTRREVYYFQDEEIRATHIDTLENRVVHTMPGRIPVGQTGFSPDGRLFAFIHADRELFKQAIADREAIQNMRQPFDHEAWRRQVPTTIGVLDTETGAYREVIALDFHVHHVFFLDNQRLLVNHVEGENGMWTIRLDGSGRRELRPEAGHGKVCHQVVTERGLLYEANEWRDGRRKVWFGRYDLETDTYEEFLLPGVGYVHTGYDPAGRLYFIENQGDRHELLTIEHPGDPYEFRLKLLRRLSPIPRGQRFHAHPFLGPDRRWLYYTEVIDGFSQVCALDVQDLTQS; encoded by the coding sequence ATGGCCATTGGACGACGCTTTCCCACCGAGTGGCTCACGTACAGCGACCCGGACACCGGCCGCACCATCCGACAGCTCACCTCGGCCCAGGCCAACAGCTATCCGCTCTACTACTTCATTCCCAGCATCACCCGGGAAAATGACGCCCTGATCTTCCACAGCGAGCGGACGGCCTGGGTACAACTCTACAAGCTGGACCTTCACAGCGGGGAGATCGTCCAGCTCAGCGATGGCCATACCCGGGATTCCGGCTGGGCCATCTGGTGTGAGCATCACCTGCGGGGCATCTACAACCACCTGAGCGCGCTGAACCAGACCCGGCGGGAGGTCTACTACTTCCAGGATGAGGAGATCCGGGCCACCCACATCGACACCCTGGAGAATCGGGTCGTCCACACCATGCCTGGCCGTATCCCCGTGGGCCAGACCGGCTTTTCGCCGGACGGGCGCCTCTTCGCCTTCATCCACGCCGACCGGGAGCTGTTCAAACAGGCCATCGCCGACCGGGAGGCCATCCAGAACATGCGCCAGCCCTTTGACCACGAGGCGTGGCGGCGTCAGGTGCCCACCACCATCGGCGTGCTGGACACCGAAACGGGGGCCTACCGGGAGGTGATCGCCCTGGACTTCCACGTTCACCACGTCTTTTTCCTGGACAACCAGCGGCTGTTGGTCAACCATGTGGAAGGCGAAAACGGCATGTGGACCATCCGGCTGGACGGCAGCGGCCGCCGGGAGCTGCGGCCCGAGGCTGGCCATGGCAAGGTCTGCCACCAGGTGGTGACCGAGCGGGGCCTGCTCTACGAGGCCAACGAATGGCGGGATGGCAGGCGGAAGGTCTGGTTTGGCCGTTACGACCTGGAGACGGATACCTACGAGGAATTCCTGTTGCCCGGCGTGGGCTATGTCCACACAGGCTACGACCCGGCCGGGCGCCTCTACTTCATCGAAAACCAGGGCGATCGCCACGAGCTGTTGACCATCGAGCACCCCGGCGACCCCTATGAGTTTCGCCTCAAATTGCTGCGCCGGTTGAGCCCCATTCCTCGGGGACAGCGCTTCCACGCCCATCCCTTCCTGGGGCCCGACCGGCGCTGGCTCTACTACACCGAGGTCATCGACGGCTTCTCCCAGGTCTGCGCCCTGGACGTCCAGGACCTGACCCAATCTTGA
- a CDS encoding protoglobin domain-containing protein → MTVSTSIPGYTYGQPEVAQSPISLEALAQLQETILWSEEDVRYLQMAGEVLADQVDEILDLWYGFVGSHPHLLHYFTGPDGQPIASYLERVRARFGQWILDTCRRPYDQAWLNYQHEIALRHHRTKKNQVDGVEAPPIIPLRYLIAFIVPITATIEPFLAKKGHSPEEVAKMHQAWFKSIVLQVTLWSYPYAREGDF, encoded by the coding sequence ATGACCGTTTCCACCTCCATTCCCGGCTACACCTATGGCCAGCCCGAAGTAGCCCAATCGCCCATCTCCCTGGAAGCGCTGGCCCAACTCCAGGAAACCATCCTGTGGAGCGAGGAGGATGTCCGCTACCTGCAGATGGCGGGGGAAGTCCTGGCCGACCAGGTGGACGAGATTTTAGACCTCTGGTACGGCTTTGTGGGCTCCCATCCCCACCTGCTCCACTACTTTACCGGGCCCGATGGACAGCCCATTGCCTCGTACCTGGAGCGGGTGCGGGCCCGTTTCGGCCAGTGGATCCTGGATACCTGCCGTCGGCCCTACGATCAGGCGTGGTTGAATTATCAGCATGAGATCGCCCTTCGCCATCACCGCACCAAGAAAAACCAGGTGGACGGCGTGGAGGCGCCGCCCATCATTCCCCTGCGCTACCTGATCGCGTTCATTGTGCCCATCACAGCCACCATCGAGCCCTTCCTGGCCAAAAAGGGGCACAGCCCGGAAGAAGTGGCCAAAATGCACCAGGCCTGGTTCAAGTCCATTGTGTTGCAGGTGACGTTGTGGAGCTATCCCTACGCCCGGGAAGGGGACTTCTGA